One part of the Capra hircus breed San Clemente chromosome 4, ASM170441v1, whole genome shotgun sequence genome encodes these proteins:
- the LOC102189004 gene encoding LOW QUALITY PROTEIN: olfactory receptor 2A1/2A42-like (The sequence of the model RefSeq protein was modified relative to this genomic sequence to represent the inferred CDS: inserted 2 bases in 2 codons) — translation MGENQKIFTEFILLGLGLGPRTQMLLFGLFSLFCVLTLLGNGVILGLISLDCRLHTPMSFFLSHLAIADMAYAYSTVPQMLVNLLSPAKPIPFAGCITQTFLFLSFAHTKCLLLVVMSYDWYVAICHSLRYSVIVSWGVGISLVGTSWACGSLLALVHVGLILRLPFCGHHEINHFFCEILYVLKLACADTWLNQVVIFSACVFILLGPLSLVLGSYAHILATVLRIQSAEGRRKAFSTCSSHLCVVGLFLGXAIIMSMAPKXRHPEEQRKILSLFYSFFNPMLNPLIYSLRSKEVKGALRRVLFKESHFLLE, via the exons atgggagaaaatcagaaaatatttacagagtTCATTCTACTGGGACTTGGTCTTGGCCCAAGGACTCAGATGCTCCTCTTTGGGCTCTTCTCCCTGTTCTGTGTCCTCACCCTGCTGGGGAACGGGGTCATCCTGGGGCTCATCTCACTGGACTGCAGACTGCACACCCCCATGTCCTTCTTCCTGTCACACCTGGCCATCGCTGACATGGCCTACGCCTACAGCACGGTGCCCCAGATGCTGGTCAACCTCCTGAGTCCAGCCAAGCCCATCCCCTTTGCTGGCTGCATCACACagacctttctctttctgagtttcgCTCACACCAAGTGTCTGCTCCTGGTGGTGATGTCCTATGACTGGTATGTGGCCATTTGCCACTCCCTCCGATATTCTGTCATTGTGAGCTGGGGAGTCGGCATCAGCCTGGTGGGGACTTCCTGGGCATGCGGCTCCCTCCTGGCCCTGGTCCATGTGGGTCTCATCCTGAGGCTGCCCTTCTGTGGGCATCATGAAATCAACCACTTCTTCTGTGAAATCCTGTATGTCCTCAAGCTGGCCTGTGCTGACACCTGGCTCAACCAAGTTGTCATCTTTTCGGCCTGTGTTTTTATCTTACTGGGGCCGCTCTCCCTGGTGCTGGGCTCCTATGCGCACATCCTGGCCACCGTCCTGAGGATCCAGTCCGCTGAGGGCCGCAGgaaggccttctccacctgctcctcccacctctgCGTGGTTGGGCTCTTCCTTG GTGCCATCATCATGTCCATGGCCCCCA TCCGCCACCCTGAGGAGCAGCggaagatcctttccctgttttacAGTTTCTTCAACCCCATGCTGAACCCACTCATCTACAGCCTGAGGAGCAAAGAGGTCAAGGGTGCCCTTAGGAGAGTGCTGTTCAAGGAGAGTCATTTCCTGTTGGAGTGA